From Gammaproteobacteria bacterium:
TTTTGAATCCGTAGGCCACCGACGTGAAACTGCGCAGGAATGGGGCATAACCGCAGTAGGAAACCCAGCATTATGCTGCGTTAAGAGCGTTGGGCTTCCTACATCAGCCAAATCTACTTTCTGCCTTCTGCGGAACTCTACGCTGGTGGCTGGTCAGCGACACTGTTCCTTCGCTCATAGAGAGACACAAAAAAGCCCGCAGTAACGCGAGCTTGTAGACTTCTACCGACTATCGTGGAGGACTATTTCATGCCCCGGAGGCCGGACTCGAACCATGGCACACCAGCTATTGTACAGCTCTGTTGGGACAACTTAGAACTCCGATTACCGGCTACGCCAACATCCCACCAGCATTGAAACTGTCCAACACCCGCGTGCCGGCAGTGTACCATCTCCCTGAACCTCTTCCACCTACTGGCCCACTCAAGCCCGCCCTTCCGGCAATAACCATACACATAGTGTGGACCGTTCTAAATCATTCCCTACCCCCTGCCGTTCGCCACAGGCACAAAATCGAACGCCACGCGCCAGTTGGAGGAAACTCCTATCGCGGTACGTTGACGTGATGAAGCACGTCGATACCCTCATCGATAGGTTGGTGCAACATTCTCTCTGTAAATTCCAACTCACCGGTTACAGATCTCCGCGTGGGCAAACGGTGAGACCATTTGCCCACCCTACCGAGCTAGATTGGGTGGGGCGTTATTCGATAAGTTTTCAGCGCAACGAATGGCACAAATGGTCGAATTCGGGACGGCCGATTGGGAACGGCAGAGCATGTCCTCGCCCAATTCCTGGATCAATCCTGCCCGCTCGAACGTTTCATAGGCATCCTGCGTTATTTCCGCCAAAATCAAATGACCACCGTGGGTACGGGCCTCACGCGCCACCAAAGCAATTGCCCCGGCACAGGTAACATCTAGGTGATAGGCATGGGCAAGATTCAGTACCAGAAAGCGTGTCCCCCGCCATAAAATCCTCTTTAGATCGTACTCCAAATTGGTTGCACCGGCAAAGAAGAGTTCTCCACGTAGGACGACCGCCATTATTTCGGGATAGTGTAGACGGTTGAGCGGGGCTTCGGACCAACTACCATCGGGTGCCTCTTCGAGCGACATCAATATAAAATTCTCCGCCCGCCGTAACGTCATGAAGAGCGCCACGGCAATTCCCAAAAATAATGCAGACTCCAGGCGCTGCACGAACAACACACTGCCCAGGGTGGTCAGTAGCGCCACTCGATCTGCGGTGGTAGCCTGTATTAGTCGTTTGAGTTGTGTGACGTTGACCAATTTGAGGCCCACATAGATAAGTGTCCCAGCCAACGCCGGGATAGGAATATGGTTCGCAACGTGGGCAAATAGAAATACGATGCCAAGCACCAAGATACCGGAGAATATGACGGAAACCCGCGTCGCTGCACCGGATTCGAAAATCACCGCTGTGCGGGTAAATGAACCAGAAGAGGCAAAACCTCCGACCAGTGCTACACCGATATTACAAATCCCTTCGCCGATCAATTGACGGCTGGCGCCGAAGGGATGACCCACGCGGTCTGCCAGCATCTTGCCGATGGCGATGGCTTCCAGTGAGCCGAGTAGGCTAATCGCAATTACACTATCGAACAGATAAGGCAGTTCAGAAAAGTTAATTTCAGGCCAGACAATCTGCGGAATTTGACGTGTGATTGGCTGAATATCCTGTACCAATTTGACGCCGGCCTCAGCTCCTCTCCAGTCCATGAGATAGGTGATCAGAGTTGCCGTAATGACGGCCAGAAACGGCACAGGAAACCGCTGCCGGAGATATGGTCCGAACCCATGGAACCCCCAAATCAGCAGCAATGTCCCCCCCCCCACCACCACGGATAATCCATGCACCTGATGGAGAGAGGCCAGCGTACGCAAAAAATCGTACAGGCAATTGTGCGCAGGAGCCCACCCCCAAAGACTCGTCACCAACTTTTCTTTCTCAATACCCAATACGGCCGGAAGCTGATTGGTTGCAATATAGATCCCCGCGCCGGCGGTGAACCCCGCTACCACTGGATCACTCACGAAACGAATCAGTCTACCGAGCCGAAATATTCCGGCGATAATCTGAACCGTGCCCACCATAAGCGTCAACAGGATAATTTGCTGAAGGGGATTTCCCTTTCCTGCATATAATGCAAAATTAGCCGCCAACATCACCGAAATGGCATTGGTCGGGCCATTGACCAGAAACTCCGAACTACCGCCAAGCGCACCAAGGATCGAAGCTACCACTGCGGTGGTAATTCCCACTGCCGGTGGAAAACCTGCAATAAGCGCGTAAGCCATAGCCTGGGGAATAGTAAACAAGGCCACGGTCAAACCTGCAATAAGATCCCGCCGCCCAATGTCCCGATTATAATTATGGAAGACGGGAAATCGTGGAAACCACCATGCCGGTCTTATGTGTTTATACCAGCCATCAAATGCTTTCCTCATAGATAGACTCAATTTTGCTCCCTATGCTCGTTTTCCGGGGATTACAGAAAAGTCACTTGGTCATCAGGTGATGACGGCCACAAAAGAAATCACATGTCTAACGCCATGATATCAAAACGGCTTCTTCGTCCATATCACCAAAGAACGACAGGATCTAAAACAAACCGCCACCTATATTGGAAGACCTGCCCGGCGTCCTCCTTTATCGGAAATCCGCATGAAGGATTATACCGGTGGGCTTGTCACCTTTGAGTTCAGGGATCATCTGAACAACGGTGAAAAAGTGCTTCACACCTTGAAAACCACCGAGTTCGTCAGGAATATGGCTCAACACATTCCGCCTCATTATGTCAACGTCATTCGGCATTATGGTTTACTGGCCGGTCGAGCAAAAACTTCCTAAAAAAAAATCACCGCCACACTGCTCAGTATCCTCGCTAACATTCAAACAACAAAGACTTGGGGGCCTTTCGAGGAGAAGATCCATTAGTTTGCAAGAGTTGTAACAGGGCCATGGATTTTTTTCTAATCACATTTCCACGTCCGTTCGCTTGATCAAGGAAAGATTCCAATCCATTTTTCCTAACTGTCACTTATTCGCAGGTTCGCCGCGCCTTTTTTCTTATTCTTCTCTATTTCGCGAGAAACACCTTATTTTTCAATAACTTATAATCCGACCTTTACAACAATCTAGCCCATATTTACTTTCTAACAGAAAATGATTAATAACCTGGTAATTAGTTAACCCAAGTTGCTACCTACGCGGTGAGAAACGAAAAAGCCCCTCTCCCCCGGGAGAGGGGAGAAAAGCGCGCTAGGTAGCAACTTGGGTTAATTATTATTCTATCCATCGTTTCTTTGTTTTTCTGACACATATTAAGTATCAATAGGCTTGGCTTTATGGCTCGGCATGATATTCTAGTACCCCAGGAGTTCTGGGCCAGAAGGTAATAACCACCTGAACCAGAGTTGCCAAAGGAATAGCAAAGAAAATTCCCCAAAAACCCCAGATCCCACCAAAAAAGAGAACGGCAATCATAATGGCCACTGGATGCAGATTGACTGCCTCAGAAAACATCAGGGGAACAATAATATTTCCGTCAATAATCTGGATTATGCTATAGACCACCATCACCCACAGAAAATCGCTACCCCAGCCCCACTGGAAGTAACCAATAAAGATTACGGGTATCGTTACCACTACTGCCCCAACGTAAGGAATAATGACGGATAGCCCCACCAGGAAGGAAAGTAGTGGAGCATAATTAAGATCTAATGTCGCAAAAGCGATGTAGGTAGCAGACCAAACAAGCAGTACCTCTAACAACTTACCACGTACATAATTTCCAATTTGCTCATTCATCTCCTCCCAGACCTTGGCGGCCAGCCGCCGTTCTTTCGGTAAAAGGCTGGCGACATAACCAAGAATGAGAGCCTTGTCTTTAAGAAAAAAGAAGACTAGAAACGGTACCAAAAAGAAATAGAGTGAGAGCAGAATGAGTCCCTGGATCGAGGCCAAGGATAGCGAGAGAACCCCCTGACCAAGATCACTCAAGGCCGTGCGCATGGTCTCCATTACCACCTTAACCTGATTGGCGCTGATCAAGTCTGGGTACTTTTCGGGCAATAGCAGTAGAATCTGTTGGCCCTGCGTGATCATATCGGGAACCTGTTGCGCAAGCTGGGAAAGTTGACGAGAAAAGAGCGGCAACAATCCAAAAAGCAGGAAAAACAAGCTCATCATGAATAACATGAAGACCAGTAGAACGGCAATCATGCGCGGTATCCGAATAAACTCCATGGGGCGCACTAATCCTTCCAAGAGATAGGCTACAACGATCGAGGCGAGTACTGGCGCAAGAATCTTGCCAAGATTCAGAACCACGGCAAAACCGATCAGCAACAGTGCTGCCAGAATAACAGCTTGAGGATCCGAGAAATAACGGTGAAACCAACCACGCAGCACTTTGATCATGGCCCTGAACTCTCCTCAGCTTGTTCACTACGCCACTGCTTGAAATTACGTTCGAACAATACCTCCAATTCGTTGATCACCTCGCTTAAGGGACGCCCCTCCATAAGATGGGCCGTCATGAGAATTGAGGTTTCATTGAATAGGCGTGCCTGATCGAGCATCGGATAGGTGGCCGATAGGCGTTTAATCGCCCCAATAGCACTCTCTGTGGGAGGGCGAGGAATTGGCAGTGGGGTATTGGGAATAGCGCGTTGTTTGTTAGCTCGACTATAGAGAAATTCGGTAAAAGCGAGCAACATTTCCTGCTGGCTATCTTCCAAGCCATCAAATAGACGCAGCAATTTCTTCTTGGTAGGAGTCATGGGCGCGGGAGCAAACCTACTTCGGCCGGTGTGGCAGGACCAGCCACTTGGGTAAGGTGGCTACGACAGTAGCGACGCGCAAATTCCAAAAGTTCATCAACTGCCCGCATCCGGAATTTTAAGCGCTGATGAACGAAAGAAAATGGCCTACTCAGCGGCGGGTCCAACGGGATAGCCACGAGGCTCCCTAGGCGCAATTCCTTCTGAATCGTCGTTTTGGAAACAATGGAGATCCCCATACCAGCCTCTACCGTTCCCTTAATAGATTCCGGGCTGCCCAATTCCATGACGATGCGAAGATCCGACAGATGCATTCCTAACTTTCCCAGATATTCGATGATGACGTCTAAGGTGCCCGACCCTTCCTCGCGACAGATATAAGAGTGATCCCGCAGATCCATCATACTCAGCGCCGTAGACTGGGCCAATTCATGACCGGGAGGCATGATGACTACCAATTCGTCGCGACCACATGATTCCACCACGAGGTTTCGATTTGGTACAATCGCCTCAACTACTCCCAAGTCGATGACATTATTCTCGACCATGGAAACGATGCCCTCGGTGTTGGATACTTTGAGCCGTACGGTAACATTGGGGTGTTTAAGCTTGAAATCACCGAGGAGCGTCGGGAGCATATATTCCGCCACGGTAGTACTCGCCCCAATGGCGAGTATTCCACTAATCTCCCCGGTCA
This genomic window contains:
- a CDS encoding hypothetical protein (Evidence 5 : Unknown function); this translates as MKDYTGGLVTFEFRDHLNNGEKVLHTLKTTEFVRNMAQHIPPHYVNVIRHYGLLAGRAKTS
- a CDS encoding sulfate permease, SulP family, yielding MRKAFDGWYKHIRPAWWFPRFPVFHNYNRDIGRRDLIAGLTVALFTIPQAMAYALIAGFPPAVGITTAVVASILGALGGSSEFLVNGPTNAISVMLAANFALYAGKGNPLQQIILLTLMVGTVQIIAGIFRLGRLIRFVSDPVVAGFTAGAGIYIATNQLPAVLGIEKEKLVTSLWGWAPAHNCLYDFLRTLASLHQVHGLSVVVGGGTLLLIWGFHGFGPYLRQRFPVPFLAVITATLITYLMDWRGAEAGVKLVQDIQPITRQIPQIVWPEINFSELPYLFDSVIAISLLGSLEAIAIGKMLADRVGHPFGASRQLIGEGICNIGVALVGGFASSGSFTRTAVIFESGAATRVSVIFSGILVLGIVFLFAHVANHIPIPALAGTLIYVGLKLVNVTQLKRLIQATTADRVALLTTLGSVLFVQRLESALFLGIAVALFMTLRRAENFILMSLEEAPDGSWSEAPLNRLHYPEIMAVVLRGELFFAGATNLEYDLKRILWRGTRFLVLNLAHAYHLDVTCAGAIALVAREARTHGGHLILAEITQDAYETFERAGLIQELGEDMLCRSQSAVPNSTICAIRCAENLSNNAPPNLAR
- the perM gene encoding putative permease PerM homolog (Evidence 3 : Putative function from multiple computational evidences); this encodes MIKVLRGWFHRYFSDPQAVILAALLLIGFAVVLNLGKILAPVLASIVVAYLLEGLVRPMEFIRIPRMIAVLLVFMLFMMSLFFLLFGLLPLFSRQLSQLAQQVPDMITQGQQILLLLPEKYPDLISANQVKVVMETMRTALSDLGQGVLSLSLASIQGLILLSLYFFLVPFLVFFFLKDKALILGYVASLLPKERRLAAKVWEEMNEQIGNYVRGKLLEVLLVWSATYIAFATLDLNYAPLLSFLVGLSVIIPYVGAVVVTIPVIFIGYFQWGWGSDFLWVMVVYSIIQIIDGNIIVPLMFSEAVNLHPVAIMIAVLFFGGIWGFWGIFFAIPLATLVQVVITFWPRTPGVLEYHAEP
- a CDS encoding LysR family transcriptional regulator, transcriptional activator of the cysJI operon translates to MADRRLQVFHTVARLLSFTKAADALHMTQPAVTFQVRQLEEYFNTRLFDRTHNRITLTPAGERVYTYADNIFELYREMENSVRELTGEISGILAIGASTTVAEYMLPTLLGDFKLKHPNVTVRLKVSNTEGIVSMVENNVIDLGVVEAIVPNRNLVVESCGRDELVVIMPPGHELAQSTALSMMDLRDHSYICREEGSGTLDVIIEYLGKLGMHLSDLRIVMELGSPESIKGTVEAGMGISIVSKTTIQKELRLGSLVAIPLDPPLSRPFSFVHQRLKFRMRAVDELLEFARRYCRSHLTQVAGPATPAEVGLLPRP
- a CDS encoding hypothetical protein (Evidence 5 : Unknown function) — protein: MTVRKNGLESFLDQANGRGNVIRKKSMALLQLLQTNGSSPRKAPKSLLFEC
- a CDS encoding Crp/Fnr family transcriptional regulator, yielding MTPTKKKLLRLFDGLEDSQQEMLLAFTEFLYSRANKQRAIPNTPLPIPRPPTESAIGAIKRLSATYPMLDQARLFNETSILMTAHLMEGRPLSEVINELEVLFERNFKQWRSEQAEESSGP